The following coding sequences lie in one Spinacia oleracea cultivar Varoflay chromosome 1, BTI_SOV_V1, whole genome shotgun sequence genomic window:
- the LOC130463518 gene encoding protein FAR1-RELATED SEQUENCE 9-like, translating to MSAILKQAANVYTITLFRDFEEEFKLSVASSTMFKGSVGRTVFFEVWIEGITGSRQEVQYKMEDSTVTCTCKNFEESGWLCFHCLRILHLHSINTIPDRYITTRWTRYAKKQIWERVDTIKREKGEINNFTGWRLHMIRRYYNLILKGHKIAKARKFIEEKLMKS from the exons ATGAGTGCTATATTAAAACAGGCAGCAAATGTATACACGATAACACTTTTCCGTGATTTTGAAGAAGAGTTCAAGCTTTCTGTGGCAAGTAGTACAATGTTCAAGGGAAGTGTTGGAAGAACAGTGTTTTTTGAAGTGTGGATAGAAGGAATAACAG GATCAAGGCAAGAAGTTCAATACAAAATGGAAGATTCAACCGTCACTTGCACATGCAAAAACTTTGAAGAATCTGGATGGTtgtgcttccattgtttgagaatATTGCATTTACATTCAATCAATACAATTCCAGATCGTTACATAACAACAAGATGGACTAGATATGCAAAGAAACAGATATGGGAAAGGGTTGATACAATAAAAAGGGAGAAAGGTGAAATCAACAATTTTACTGGTTGGAGATTACATATGATCagaag ATACTATAACTTAATTTTGAAAGGGCATAAGATAGCAAAGGCCAGAAAATTTATCGAGGAGAAGttgatgaaatcataa